One genomic window of Puniceicoccaceae bacterium includes the following:
- a CDS encoding HDOD domain-containing protein, with protein sequence TTLEEQERLDEAKKILAKVNLQAQPKVLIELNRLARSEEVNFDVVADLISQDVSLSAKMLKLASSPMYSRGQKFGSVQEALMAIGFEEFRNCFTSVTLSDFMSQVGYPYKGFWDHSRRVAVLCRELANLLARRVVDLAYTLGLFHDVGAVIIPLHNRDYVEHIHRALPLYFGITELEYKMVKTNHCAVGELFCRNWGLHEDILAALRYHHRPEMDASLSKGSKSLKAILQLAELYNDKWDAGSELLAPFEKSKETLANIGDVLGRDPEELQDLESELQQRVQDNLAAMGS encoded by the coding sequence GACGACTCTGGAGGAGCAGGAACGCCTGGATGAGGCGAAAAAAATTCTCGCAAAAGTGAATCTGCAGGCCCAACCCAAGGTCCTGATCGAACTCAACCGACTGGCTCGTTCGGAAGAAGTCAATTTTGACGTGGTTGCAGACCTGATCTCACAGGATGTCAGCTTGTCGGCAAAAATGCTCAAGCTGGCCAGCTCTCCAATGTATTCACGCGGGCAAAAATTCGGTTCGGTGCAAGAGGCACTGATGGCCATCGGATTTGAGGAGTTTCGCAACTGTTTCACTTCTGTGACTCTCAGTGATTTCATGTCGCAGGTGGGCTACCCTTATAAAGGCTTCTGGGACCACTCCCGGAGAGTGGCTGTGCTGTGCCGGGAACTTGCGAACCTGTTGGCGCGCAGGGTGGTAGATCTTGCTTACACACTCGGGCTTTTTCACGACGTGGGGGCGGTGATCATCCCCCTCCACAACCGGGACTATGTGGAGCACATCCACCGGGCATTGCCGTTGTATTTTGGCATAACGGAACTGGAGTACAAAATGGTGAAGACCAATCACTGTGCTGTGGGGGAATTGTTTTGCCGAAATTGGGGTTTGCACGAAGACATACTGGCTGCGCTTCGGTATCATCACCGTCCCGAGATGGATGCTTCACTTTCGAAAGGAAGCAAATCCCTCAAGGCTATTTTGCAGCTGGCCGAACTCTACAACGACAAATGGGATGCGGGGTCCGAGCTGCTCGCGCCCTTTGAGAAATCAAAGGAAACACTGGCCAATATTGGTGATGTTCTGGGACGTGATCCTGAAGAACTGCAGGATCTGGAATCCGAACTTCAACAACGGGTTCAGGATAACCTTGCCGCGATGGGATCGTGA